From the genome of Carassius gibelio isolate Cgi1373 ecotype wild population from Czech Republic chromosome B10, carGib1.2-hapl.c, whole genome shotgun sequence, one region includes:
- the LOC127966217 gene encoding trace amine-associated receptor 13c-like — MSIWGATNTDNESIQFCFPNNNLSCTRNIKPGAEYIIVYIFISTISVFTVFLNLLVIISIAHFKELHTPTNVLIFSLAVADLIVGLILTPVQGIKLIEPCWYFGEIFCSIFLILFCVVVTASLGNLIIISVDRYIAVNDPLRYPARVNINRAVLSIVVNWVFSCMYSFFILYESIAYPEKNDTYVGKCMLFIKFGYIITDIIVTLVTPCCIIISLYMKICFIAKHQAEHINSLSDKKAKSEKKAARTLGIVVMVYLLCWIPYYIASLMLGQDTGDTLVINIMYWILCINSCLNPLIYAMFYRWFRISAKYILTLKIFEPSSEYFNLFMQEK, encoded by the coding sequence ATGTCTATCTGGGGAGCGACAAATACGGACAATGAATCAATTCAATTCTGCTTTCCAAATAACAATTTGTCTTGTACCAGAAACATAAAACCTGGAGCAGAGTACATTATTGTTTACATATTCATTTCTACAATATCAGTATTTACTGTGTTTCTGAACTTGTTGGTGATCATTTCCATTGCTCACTTCAAAGAGCTCCACACTCCAACCAATGTGCTGATCTTCTCTCTGGCAGTGGCTGATCTGATCGTGGGACTGATTCTCACGCCAGTACAAGGCATCAAATTGATTGAGCCATGTTGGTACTTTGGAGAAATATTTTGTTcaatatttcttattcttttctgTGTGGTTGTTACGGCATCTCTTGGTAATTTGATTATTATATCTGTGGATCGTTACATTGCTGTAAATGACCCTTTGCGATATCCAGCAAGAGTCAATATTAACAGAGCAGTTCTTTCTATTGTTGTAAACTGGGTATTTTCCTgcatgtattctttttttattttgtatgagtCTATAGCCTATCCAGAGAAAAATGATACATATGTTGGAAAATGTATGCTTTTTATTAAGTTTGGATATATcataactgatatcatagttaCTTTAGTAACACCGTGTTGTATAATCATTTCTTTATATATGAAAATCTGCTTCATAGCAAAACATCAAGCTGAGCATATAAATTCACTCTCAGACAAAAAAGCCAAATCAGAAAAAAAGGCAGCAAGAACCTTAGGGATTGTTGTCATGGTTTATCTTCTTTGCTGGATACCATATTATATAGCTTCTCTTATGCTTGGGCAAGACACAGGTGACACTCTGgtaattaatataatgtattGGATTTTATGTATTAATTCATGCTTGAATCCACTTATTTATGCAATGTTTTATAGATGGTTCCGAATATCAGCAAAATACATTTTGACTCTGAAAATATTTGAACCTTCTTCAGAATACTTCAACCTGTTCATGCAAGAGAAATGA